The Streptomyces xanthii genome has a segment encoding these proteins:
- a CDS encoding hydroxymethylglutaryl-CoA synthase family protein: MTPATTAGPARIGIEALNVYAGVAKISARALFDARGLDPDRFGNLMTDERSVQLPWEDSVTNAVNAAKPIVDALSEEDRGSIELLVTSSESGLDHSKSLASWVHGHLGLSRQCRYMEVKQACYGATGALQLAAGYLRAGLRPGAKALIIATDVNPMDEYAKYAEPTTGHGAVALLVGDSPGVLALTPGAYGLNSFDVMDTARPAPDYDLYNPDLSLLAYLECLSDSFRAYADNVPGTDFAESFDHVVMHTPFGGMVRAAHRKLMREQAPRAPKLIAEDFERRVVPSLRYARSIGNLCSGSIWLALASLVDHESAERLEGSRLGMFSYGSGCASEFFGATVMPGAKEIVGKTATAERLGLRRDLSFAEYEEMLPVTRRILVPRPHREIDLDAADAYLAPFRDHGKLLVLAGVEDYIRRYEWR, encoded by the coding sequence ATGACCCCCGCCACGACGGCCGGTCCCGCGCGGATCGGCATCGAGGCCCTGAACGTGTACGCGGGCGTCGCGAAGATCTCCGCCCGGGCCCTGTTCGACGCCCGCGGCCTGGACCCCGACCGCTTCGGCAACCTCATGACGGACGAGCGGTCGGTCCAGCTGCCCTGGGAGGACTCGGTCACCAACGCGGTCAACGCGGCCAAGCCGATCGTGGACGCGCTCAGCGAGGAGGACCGCGGGTCCATCGAACTCCTCGTCACCTCCAGCGAGTCGGGCCTCGACCACAGCAAGTCGCTCGCCTCCTGGGTGCACGGCCACCTCGGCCTGTCCCGGCAGTGCCGCTACATGGAGGTCAAGCAGGCGTGCTACGGCGCCACGGGCGCCCTCCAGCTCGCGGCCGGCTACCTGCGCGCGGGGCTGCGGCCCGGGGCCAAGGCGCTGATCATCGCGACCGACGTCAACCCGATGGACGAGTACGCCAAGTACGCCGAGCCCACCACCGGGCACGGCGCGGTGGCGCTGCTCGTGGGCGACAGTCCCGGCGTGCTCGCCCTGACCCCGGGCGCGTACGGCCTCAACAGCTTCGACGTCATGGACACGGCCCGGCCCGCGCCGGACTACGACCTGTACAACCCGGACCTCTCGCTCCTGGCCTACCTGGAGTGTCTGTCCGACAGCTTCCGCGCCTACGCCGACAACGTCCCGGGCACCGACTTCGCCGAGTCCTTCGACCACGTGGTGATGCACACCCCGTTCGGCGGCATGGTGCGGGCCGCCCACCGCAAGCTGATGCGCGAACAGGCGCCGCGCGCGCCCAAGCTGATCGCGGAGGACTTCGAGCGCCGGGTCGTCCCGTCCCTGCGCTACGCCCGCTCCATCGGCAACCTGTGCTCCGGCTCGATCTGGCTGGCGCTCGCCAGCCTCGTCGACCACGAGAGCGCCGAGCGCCTGGAGGGCTCGCGCCTCGGCATGTTCTCGTACGGCTCCGGCTGCGCCTCGGAGTTCTTCGGCGCGACCGTCATGCCCGGCGCCAAGGAGATCGTCGGCAAGACGGCCACGGCCGAACGGCTCGGGCTGCGGCGGGACCTGAGTTTCGCCGAGTACGAGGAGATGCTGCCGGTCACCCGCCGCATCCTGGTGCCCCGGCCGCACCGCGAGATCGACCTGGACGCGGCGGACGCCTACCTCGCCCCGTTCCGCGACCACGGCAAGCTGCTCGTGCTGGCCGGGGTCGAGGACTACATCAGGCGGTACGAATGGCGGTGA
- a CDS encoding enoyl-CoA hydratase/isomerase family protein: protein MAVTASGAAARVRVDTARPPVVRATLDSPATRNRLDDELLAELAGALEQAERTDSATVFVIDATGDTFCSGIALGDLDQADWRPRLTAVHDLLRRLTDSPLVTVAVVDGVATGGGVGLAAACDHVIAGPGASFRMTEVLLGLVPAAILPTVAERVGRHRAYAMALGAEELAADEAAALGLADRRTEDCRRALQLLLRRLRAADPGAVRALKRYRRELYPLDEGHADRSVRVVAERLGDQRVRERLDTFHRQGLIP, encoded by the coding sequence ATGGCGGTGACGGCCTCCGGCGCGGCCGCCCGGGTCCGCGTCGACACGGCGCGGCCACCCGTCGTCCGGGCCACCCTGGACAGCCCCGCCACCCGCAACCGCCTCGACGACGAACTGCTCGCCGAGCTGGCCGGCGCCCTGGAGCAGGCCGAACGGACCGACTCCGCGACAGTGTTCGTCATCGACGCCACCGGCGACACGTTCTGCTCCGGCATCGCGCTCGGCGACCTCGACCAGGCCGACTGGCGGCCCCGGCTCACCGCCGTGCACGACCTGCTGCGCCGGCTCACCGACTCACCCCTGGTCACCGTCGCCGTCGTCGACGGGGTGGCCACCGGCGGCGGCGTCGGTCTCGCCGCGGCCTGCGACCACGTGATCGCGGGACCCGGCGCGAGCTTCCGGATGACCGAGGTCCTGCTCGGCCTCGTCCCGGCCGCGATCCTGCCGACCGTCGCCGAACGCGTCGGCCGCCACCGGGCCTACGCGATGGCCCTCGGCGCCGAGGAACTGGCCGCCGACGAGGCCGCCGCCCTGGGTCTCGCCGACCGGCGCACCGAGGACTGCCGCCGCGCACTCCAACTGCTGCTGCGACGACTGCGGGCCGCCGACCCCGGCGCCGTCCGCGCACTCAAGCGCTATCGCCGCGAGCTGTACCCCCTCGACGAGGGCCACGCCGACCGCTCGGTGCGCGTCGTCGCGGAACGCCTCGGCGACCAGCGGGTGCGCGAGCGGCTGGACACCTTTCACCGGCAAGGACTAATACCGTGA
- a CDS encoding polyketide synthase, with protein MTTLVYGPVELHVEAPVATVRLCDEAGSNRFTPELRAGLIAALRAAAADPAVRAVVLEGAPGVFSAGGTTERMLGTHEQRVVELWEMMRAIADCPVPVIAAVQGHALGGGLLLALYCDVAVLNERSRYAMNFLAFGFTSILGASHMLPAAFGRALGAEMIYTSRSYTGRELRDRGAGMKITAPEAVAAEAHRIALQAAQAPRPAMELMKSQLVRTVLAEAEAALEREIPDHEETILGEEARRRIRGLHGQRLAGAAGGPARDDRGAAA; from the coding sequence GTGACCACACTTGTGTACGGGCCCGTCGAGCTGCACGTCGAGGCGCCGGTCGCCACCGTGCGGCTGTGCGACGAGGCGGGCAGCAACCGGTTCACGCCCGAGCTGCGCGCCGGGCTGATCGCCGCACTGCGTGCGGCCGCCGCCGACCCCGCCGTCCGGGCCGTCGTCCTGGAAGGTGCTCCCGGCGTCTTCAGCGCGGGCGGCACCACCGAACGCATGCTCGGCACCCATGAGCAGCGCGTCGTCGAACTCTGGGAGATGATGCGGGCGATCGCCGACTGTCCCGTCCCGGTGATCGCCGCCGTCCAGGGCCACGCGCTCGGCGGCGGCCTGCTGCTCGCCCTGTACTGCGACGTCGCCGTCCTGAACGAGCGCTCCCGCTACGCGATGAACTTCCTCGCCTTCGGCTTCACCTCGATCCTCGGAGCCAGCCACATGCTCCCCGCCGCGTTCGGCCGGGCGCTGGGCGCCGAGATGATCTACACCAGCCGCAGCTACACCGGGCGCGAACTGCGCGACCGCGGCGCCGGGATGAAGATCACCGCTCCTGAGGCGGTGGCCGCCGAGGCGCACCGGATCGCCCTGCAGGCCGCCCAGGCCCCGCGCCCCGCGATGGAACTGATGAAGTCCCAGCTCGTGCGCACCGTGCTCGCCGAGGCCGAGGCCGCCCTGGAGCGGGAGATCCCCGACCACGAGGAGACGATCCTCGGCGAGGAGGCCCGGCGCCGCATCCGCGGCCTGCACGGCCAGCGCCTCGCCGGCGCGGCCGGCGGACCGGCCCGCGACGACCGGGGGGCCGCCGCATGA
- a CDS encoding polyketide synthase, giving the protein MSTHADTPIAVIGMSCRTSGAETLTEFWDLASRAERRLRDVPADRWYGLDEQVAKANTPRAFLLDSVDGFDARFFGIAPRMAAFMDPQHRLMLELAWHAVENAGLDPESLAGEPVAVFAGAFMSDYGERMLARGKRADGAAFPGTMMAFLANRVSYQFGWTGPSMVIDSACSAGLSALGFAVQGLRSGDYPMALVGSPNLFSAGYYATNAYLGGALSPTGDSVPFSEARNGYLRGEGGACLLLKTLDAALADGDPVHAVIRSVGSAHNGRGGGLTGTDQDSQISLVERTLAASGLTPRDLGHLEAHGTGTRGGDATEIAALARLLPADRGPAAGPDGKLWVGSVKANIGHLEGAAGLIGIVKTVLALQEGTIPRIAGLGTADASLPVGDAPLGIPVENLPWPAGDVPRIGAVNAFGLGGSLSHAVVEEAPRRTAGPRVAADEEIVPLSAGSDEAVALLAGRLLRTLDGTDAPALDSLAWTLQHGRRHMKHRRALVVSDAASLRTALTAVAKGTHRPPADGIARAWEDGGTPDWQVLWKDRDLPPRAHLPGTPFRRRSCWFDDEAPSAL; this is encoded by the coding sequence ATGAGCACGCACGCGGACACCCCGATCGCCGTCATCGGCATGTCCTGCCGGACCTCCGGTGCCGAGACCCTCACCGAGTTCTGGGACCTCGCGTCCCGCGCCGAGCGGCGGCTGCGGGACGTACCGGCGGACCGCTGGTACGGGCTGGACGAACAGGTCGCCAAGGCCAACACCCCGCGCGCCTTCCTCCTGGACTCCGTCGACGGCTTCGACGCCCGCTTCTTCGGCATCGCCCCCCGCATGGCGGCCTTCATGGACCCGCAGCACCGGCTGATGCTCGAACTGGCCTGGCACGCCGTGGAGAACGCGGGCCTGGACCCCGAGTCCCTGGCGGGCGAGCCCGTCGCCGTCTTCGCGGGCGCCTTCATGTCCGACTACGGCGAGCGGATGCTCGCCCGGGGCAAGCGCGCCGACGGCGCCGCGTTCCCCGGCACGATGATGGCGTTCCTCGCCAACCGCGTCTCGTACCAGTTCGGCTGGACCGGCCCCAGCATGGTCATCGACTCGGCCTGCTCGGCCGGCCTGTCCGCGCTCGGCTTCGCCGTCCAGGGCCTGCGGTCCGGCGACTACCCGATGGCACTCGTCGGCTCCCCCAACCTGTTCAGCGCCGGCTACTACGCCACCAACGCCTACCTCGGCGGCGCCCTGTCCCCCACCGGCGACTCGGTGCCCTTCAGCGAGGCCCGCAACGGCTACCTGCGCGGGGAGGGCGGGGCCTGTCTGCTGCTCAAGACACTGGACGCGGCGCTCGCCGACGGCGACCCCGTCCACGCCGTCATCCGCTCCGTGGGCAGCGCCCACAACGGGCGCGGCGGCGGGCTGACCGGCACCGACCAGGACTCTCAGATCTCCCTGGTGGAGCGCACCCTGGCCGCGTCCGGACTCACCCCGCGCGACCTCGGGCACCTGGAGGCGCACGGCACCGGCACCCGGGGCGGCGACGCCACCGAGATCGCCGCCCTGGCCCGGCTGCTGCCCGCGGACCGGGGCCCGGCGGCGGGTCCGGACGGGAAGCTGTGGGTGGGATCCGTCAAGGCCAACATCGGACACCTGGAGGGCGCGGCCGGACTGATCGGCATCGTCAAGACGGTGCTCGCCCTTCAGGAAGGCACCATCCCCCGCATCGCCGGTCTCGGCACGGCCGACGCGTCCCTGCCGGTCGGCGACGCGCCCCTGGGCATCCCCGTGGAGAACCTGCCGTGGCCCGCCGGCGACGTCCCGCGCATCGGCGCCGTCAACGCCTTCGGGCTCGGCGGTTCGCTGTCCCACGCGGTGGTCGAGGAGGCGCCGCGCCGGACCGCGGGCCCCCGCGTGGCGGCGGACGAGGAGATCGTCCCGCTCTCGGCAGGCAGCGACGAGGCGGTGGCCCTGCTGGCCGGCCGTCTGCTGCGCACGCTCGACGGCACGGACGCCCCGGCGCTGGACTCGCTGGCCTGGACGCTCCAGCACGGGCGGCGGCACATGAAGCACCGCAGGGCCCTCGTCGTGTCCGACGCGGCGTCCCTGCGCACCGCGCTCACGGCCGTGGCCAAGGGCACGCACCGGCCGCCCGCCGACGGGATCGCCCGTGCGTGGGAGGACGGCGGCACACCGGACTGGCAGGTGCTGTGGAAGGACCGGGACCTGCCGCCGCGCGCCCACCTGCCCGGCACCCCGTTCCGGCGCCGCTCGTGCTGGTTCGACGACGAGGCGCCCTCCGCGCTGTGA
- a CDS encoding aromatase/cyclase: MVNEQRDGRVHRTVHEAETDAPADVVYRLIADTSRWPLYLPPNVQVEQLESTGDTERLRMWATANGQVKSWTSRRVLDPVARRIEFRQEVPAAPVETVGGTWIVTELGPERSLLTLLHDFTVADDRREDVEWVERAIDTNSRAELGNLCALAAGWARLDERVVVFEDSVHVDGPAERVYDFLHRADLWPERLPHVDRLELTEDEPGVQVMTMDTRTADGSAHTTESVRVCFPEDLRIVYKQTATPALMTAHTGCWTVRPADGGGLTVTSQHSVVLCEEAVEGALGAGVDLAQARRHVREALGRNSGATLHHAKQFAESAALSR, translated from the coding sequence ATGGTGAACGAGCAGCGCGACGGGCGGGTGCACCGCACCGTGCACGAGGCGGAGACCGACGCCCCCGCGGACGTGGTGTACCGGCTGATCGCGGACACCTCCCGATGGCCGCTGTACCTCCCGCCGAACGTGCAGGTCGAACAGCTGGAGTCGACCGGTGACACCGAGCGGCTGCGCATGTGGGCCACGGCCAACGGCCAGGTGAAGTCCTGGACCTCGCGCCGGGTCCTGGACCCGGTGGCCCGCCGCATCGAGTTCCGCCAGGAGGTTCCGGCGGCCCCGGTGGAGACGGTGGGCGGCACCTGGATCGTCACCGAACTCGGGCCGGAGCGCTCCTTGCTGACCCTGCTCCACGACTTCACCGTGGCCGACGACCGCCGCGAGGACGTGGAGTGGGTCGAGCGGGCCATCGACACGAACAGCCGTGCCGAACTGGGCAACCTGTGCGCCCTGGCCGCCGGCTGGGCCCGCCTGGACGAGCGCGTCGTCGTCTTCGAGGACTCCGTCCACGTCGACGGTCCGGCGGAGCGGGTGTACGACTTCCTCCACCGGGCGGACCTGTGGCCGGAGCGCCTGCCGCACGTGGACCGCCTCGAACTCACCGAGGACGAGCCGGGTGTGCAGGTCATGACCATGGACACGCGCACCGCCGACGGCTCGGCCCACACCACCGAGTCCGTGCGCGTGTGCTTCCCCGAGGACCTGCGGATCGTCTACAAGCAGACCGCGACGCCCGCCCTGATGACCGCGCACACCGGCTGCTGGACCGTCCGTCCCGCCGACGGCGGCGGACTGACCGTCACCTCGCAGCACAGCGTGGTGCTGTGCGAGGAGGCCGTCGAGGGGGCGCTCGGCGCTGGGGTCGACCTCGCGCAGGCCCGCCGTCATGTCCGGGAGGCGCTGGGCCGCAACAGCGGTGCGACGCTCCACCACGCCAAGCAGTTCGCGGAGAGCGCCGCCCTGTCCCGCTGA
- a CDS encoding Gfo/Idh/MocA family protein: MPADTTVSTTRVGLLGCGDIAARRTLPALLRVPGAELAAVAARDPDRAAAFGARFDAPAAASYEELLARTDIDAVYLCLPTLLHARWAEKALRAGKHVLVEKPLAASGADAERLFRLAGERGLVLLENFMFLHHGTQRQVAALLMSGALGEIRAVSAAFTIPPRPAGNQRLDPRLGGGALLDNGVYPLRAALRFLGTGLTVAGASLRDSREHGVDLSGAALLTAPGGAVAQIRFGMEHHYRSWYEIQGSQGTLSVDHVYTTAPGHAPVIRLGEGTEQREITVPAEDHFEAVWRFFAAAVRGEETVRPGLRLLSAESVAQAGLLDTVRDAAVRVPV, translated from the coding sequence ATGCCCGCTGACACCACCGTCTCCACGACCCGGGTCGGCCTGCTGGGCTGCGGGGACATCGCCGCCCGCCGCACCCTGCCCGCCCTCCTGCGCGTCCCCGGAGCAGAACTGGCCGCCGTCGCCGCCCGCGACCCGGACCGGGCCGCGGCCTTCGGCGCCCGCTTCGACGCCCCGGCTGCCGCCTCGTACGAGGAACTGCTGGCCCGCACCGACATCGACGCGGTCTACCTGTGCCTGCCGACGCTGCTGCACGCCCGCTGGGCCGAGAAGGCGCTCCGGGCCGGCAAACACGTACTGGTGGAGAAGCCTCTGGCGGCCTCCGGCGCGGACGCCGAGCGCCTGTTCCGGCTGGCCGGCGAGCGCGGCCTGGTCCTGCTCGAGAACTTCATGTTCCTCCACCACGGCACCCAGCGTCAGGTCGCCGCCCTCCTGATGTCCGGGGCGCTCGGCGAGATCCGCGCGGTGTCCGCCGCGTTCACCATCCCGCCGCGCCCCGCTGGCAACCAACGGCTGGACCCGCGGCTGGGCGGCGGGGCGCTCCTCGACAACGGGGTGTACCCGCTGCGAGCGGCACTGCGGTTCCTGGGCACCGGGCTGACGGTGGCGGGCGCGAGCCTGCGCGACAGCAGAGAGCACGGGGTGGACCTGTCCGGCGCGGCGCTGCTGACCGCCCCGGGCGGAGCGGTCGCACAGATCCGGTTCGGCATGGAGCACCACTACCGGTCCTGGTACGAGATCCAGGGCAGCCAGGGCACTCTGTCGGTGGACCACGTGTACACCACGGCGCCGGGACACGCACCGGTGATCCGGCTGGGGGAGGGCACCGAGCAGCGCGAGATCACCGTCCCCGCCGAGGACCACTTCGAGGCGGTGTGGCGGTTCTTCGCCGCCGCCGTGCGCGGGGAGGAAACGGTGCGGCCCGGCCTGCGCCTCCTCTCGGCGGAGTCGGTGGCGCAGGCCGGGCTGCTGGACACGGTGCGCGACGCGGCGGTGCGGGTCCCGGTCTGA
- a CDS encoding dTDP-4-dehydrorhamnose 3,5-epimerase family protein — protein sequence MRIDETGIPGTWRISPEPLGDERGHFFEAAKESVLTAGTGLPFTVRQVNNSVSRRGVLRGLHCNDVPADASKLVTCVRGSILDVMVDLRVGSPTFGRHQATRLSAGEGTALYMPGSIGHAFLALEDGTCVNYLLSAEYVPGAMVDIDALDPELGIPWELDGPPVRSAKDAAAPSLAEALASGRLPHFTPARPAKEALSHAR from the coding sequence GTGCGCATTGACGAGACCGGCATCCCGGGCACCTGGCGGATCTCTCCCGAGCCGCTCGGCGACGAGCGCGGCCACTTCTTCGAAGCCGCCAAGGAGAGCGTGCTGACCGCCGGGACCGGTCTGCCGTTCACCGTCCGCCAGGTCAACAACTCGGTCTCGCGCCGGGGCGTCCTGCGCGGCCTGCACTGCAACGACGTACCCGCCGACGCGAGCAAACTGGTCACCTGCGTGCGCGGCTCGATCCTCGACGTCATGGTCGACCTGCGCGTGGGCTCCCCCACCTTCGGCCGCCACCAGGCGACCCGGCTGTCGGCCGGCGAGGGCACCGCCCTCTACATGCCCGGCAGCATCGGCCACGCCTTCCTCGCCCTGGAGGACGGCACCTGCGTGAACTACCTGCTGTCCGCCGAGTACGTGCCTGGCGCCATGGTCGACATCGACGCCCTCGACCCCGAACTGGGGATCCCCTGGGAGCTCGACGGACCACCCGTGCGCTCCGCCAAGGACGCGGCCGCCCCGTCCCTCGCCGAGGCCCTCGCCTCCGGCCGGCTGCCGCACTTCACACCGGCGCGCCCCGCGAAGGAGGCGCTGTCCCATGCCCGCTGA
- the rfbB gene encoding dTDP-glucose 4,6-dehydratase — protein sequence MRVLVTGGAGFIGSHFVRELLSGTYPSLEPTRVVVLDALTYAGNRANLDPVAADPRLEFVQGDICDAPLVARLFAGTDLVVHFAAESHVDRSIEDSSAFVHTNVLGTQTLLQEAVRAGVGRFVHVSTDEVYGSIETGSWDEEEPLLPNSPYAASKASSDLIALAVHRTHGLEVCVTRCSNNYGPYQFPEKAIPLFTTNLVDGLDVPLYGDGGNSRDWLHVDDHCRGIALVAAKGRPGEIYNIGGGTELTNRELTGRLLDLCGRDTSAVRQVADRAAHDRRYSVDITKISTELGYAPQVPFDQGLADTVAWYRDNRAWWEPLKARTAQERAAGSRAH from the coding sequence ATGCGTGTCCTGGTCACCGGAGGTGCGGGCTTCATCGGCTCGCACTTCGTCAGAGAGCTGCTGTCCGGCACCTACCCGAGCCTGGAGCCCACCCGGGTGGTGGTGCTGGACGCGCTCACCTACGCCGGCAACCGCGCCAACCTCGACCCGGTGGCCGCCGACCCGCGCCTGGAGTTCGTACAGGGGGACATCTGCGACGCCCCGCTCGTCGCCCGGCTGTTCGCCGGCACCGACCTGGTGGTCCACTTCGCCGCCGAATCCCACGTGGACCGCTCCATCGAGGACTCCTCGGCCTTCGTGCACACCAACGTCCTCGGCACACAGACCCTGCTGCAGGAGGCCGTACGGGCCGGCGTGGGCCGCTTCGTCCACGTGTCCACCGACGAGGTGTACGGATCCATCGAGACCGGCTCCTGGGACGAGGAGGAACCGCTGCTGCCCAACTCCCCCTACGCGGCGTCCAAGGCCTCCTCCGACCTCATCGCGCTCGCCGTCCACCGCACCCACGGCCTCGAGGTCTGCGTGACCCGCTGCTCCAACAACTACGGGCCCTACCAGTTCCCCGAGAAGGCCATCCCTCTCTTCACCACCAACCTGGTCGACGGCCTCGACGTCCCCCTCTACGGAGACGGCGGCAACAGCCGGGACTGGCTGCACGTGGACGACCACTGCCGCGGCATCGCCCTGGTCGCCGCCAAGGGCCGCCCCGGCGAGATCTACAACATCGGCGGCGGCACCGAACTGACCAACCGTGAGCTCACCGGGCGGCTGCTCGACCTGTGCGGGCGCGACACCTCGGCGGTGCGACAGGTCGCGGACCGGGCCGCGCACGACCGCCGCTACTCGGTGGACATCACCAAGATATCCACGGAGCTCGGCTACGCCCCCCAGGTCCCGTTCGACCAGGGCCTGGCCGACACCGTGGCCTGGTACCGCGACAACCGCGCCTGGTGGGAGCCGCTCAAGGCCCGCACCGCACAGGAGCGGGCGGCAGGCAGCCGTGCGCATTGA
- the rfbA gene encoding glucose-1-phosphate thymidylyltransferase RfbA — MKGIILAGGSGTRLRPLTGTVSKQLLPVYDKPMIYYPLSVLMRAGIRDILIISSRNHLEMFRSLLGDGSHLGIELSYAQQDEPRGIAEAFLIGEKHIGDSPVALILGDNVFHGAGFSTTIAQAAARLDGCELFGYPVNDPERYGVGEIDAEGRLLSLVEKPVKPRSNLAVTGLYLYDNDVVEIAAGLTPSARGELEITDVNQAYLAQGRARLTELGRGFAWLDMGTHDSLLQAGQYVQLLEQRQGERIACVEEIALRMGFIDHEQCHALGRDLGDSGYGNYVRELARRAAATAAAESSSAA; from the coding sequence ATGAAGGGGATCATCCTGGCCGGCGGCAGCGGGACCCGACTGCGCCCCCTGACCGGCACGGTCTCCAAGCAGCTGCTCCCGGTCTACGACAAGCCGATGATCTACTACCCGCTGTCGGTGCTGATGCGCGCCGGGATCCGCGACATCCTGATCATCTCCTCCCGCAACCACCTGGAGATGTTCCGCTCCCTCCTCGGCGACGGCTCCCACCTGGGCATCGAGCTCAGCTACGCCCAGCAGGACGAGCCGCGCGGCATCGCGGAGGCGTTCCTGATCGGCGAGAAGCACATCGGCGACAGCCCGGTGGCGCTGATCCTCGGCGACAACGTCTTCCACGGCGCCGGGTTCTCCACCACGATCGCGCAGGCCGCGGCCCGGCTCGACGGCTGCGAGCTGTTCGGCTACCCGGTCAACGACCCGGAGCGCTACGGAGTCGGCGAGATCGACGCGGAGGGCCGGCTCCTGTCCCTCGTGGAGAAGCCGGTCAAGCCACGCTCCAACCTGGCCGTCACCGGCCTCTATCTGTACGACAACGACGTCGTGGAGATCGCCGCCGGGCTGACCCCCTCGGCCCGCGGCGAGCTGGAGATCACCGACGTCAACCAGGCGTACCTGGCGCAGGGGAGGGCCCGGCTCACCGAGCTGGGCCGCGGCTTCGCCTGGCTGGACATGGGCACCCACGACTCCCTCCTCCAGGCCGGCCAGTACGTCCAGCTGCTCGAACAGCGCCAGGGCGAACGGATCGCCTGCGTCGAGGAGATCGCCCTGCGCATGGGGTTCATCGACCACGAGCAGTGCCACGCCCTGGGCCGCGACCTGGGCGACTCCGGATACGGCAACTACGTGCGGGAGCTCGCCCGCAGGGCCGCGGCGACCGCGGCGGCCGAATCCTCCTCGGCCGCCTGA
- the rfbH gene encoding lipopolysaccharide biosynthesis protein RfbH — protein MGEAKERIAELVREYHEEKTPGPFQPGVTPVQVSGAVLSADDRLALVSAALDMRIAAGTSSRRFERDFARFIGTRKAHLTNSGSSANLLALSSLTSPQLQERRLKPGDEVITVAAGFPTTVSPILHNGLVPVFVDVEMGTYNTTPERIAAAIGPRTRAIMIAHSLGNPFQVEEVAQLAEEHELFLVEDNCDAVDSTYRGRRTGSFGDLSTTSFYPAHHIAMGEGGCVLTSNLALARIVESFRDWGRDCWCEPGEDNRCMKRFDQQMGKLPHGYDHKYIFSHVGYNLKATDLQAALGLSQLQRIEEFGAARRRNWRQLREGLEGLPGLLLPEATPDSDPSWFGFLITVDPDASYSRAALVDFLESRQIHTRRFFAGNLTRHPAYAERPHRIAEPLVNSDLITDQTFWIGVYPGLTEEMLDYVISTIREFTTRP, from the coding sequence ATGGGCGAGGCCAAGGAACGCATCGCGGAGCTCGTCCGTGAGTACCACGAGGAGAAGACCCCCGGCCCCTTCCAGCCCGGTGTCACCCCGGTCCAGGTCTCCGGGGCCGTGCTCAGCGCGGACGACCGGCTGGCCCTGGTCTCGGCAGCCCTGGACATGCGCATCGCGGCCGGCACCAGCTCGCGCCGCTTCGAGCGGGACTTCGCCCGGTTCATCGGCACCCGCAAGGCACATCTGACCAACTCGGGCTCCTCCGCGAACCTGCTGGCGCTCAGCTCCCTGACCTCCCCCCAGCTGCAGGAGCGGCGCCTGAAGCCGGGCGACGAGGTCATCACGGTGGCCGCGGGCTTCCCCACCACCGTCAGCCCGATCCTCCACAACGGCCTGGTGCCCGTGTTCGTGGACGTCGAGATGGGCACGTACAACACCACCCCCGAGCGGATCGCGGCGGCCATCGGCCCCCGGACGCGGGCGATCATGATCGCCCACTCCCTGGGCAACCCCTTCCAGGTGGAGGAGGTGGCCCAACTCGCCGAGGAGCACGAGCTGTTCCTCGTGGAGGACAACTGCGACGCCGTGGACTCCACCTACCGCGGCCGGCGCACCGGCTCCTTCGGCGACCTCTCGACCACGAGCTTCTACCCGGCGCACCACATCGCCATGGGCGAGGGCGGCTGCGTGCTGACCAGCAACCTGGCCCTGGCCCGGATCGTGGAGTCCTTCCGCGACTGGGGGAGGGACTGCTGGTGCGAGCCGGGCGAGGACAACCGGTGCATGAAGCGCTTCGACCAGCAGATGGGGAAGCTGCCGCACGGCTACGACCACAAGTACATCTTCTCCCACGTGGGTTACAACCTGAAGGCGACGGACCTCCAGGCCGCCCTGGGCCTGAGCCAGCTCCAGCGGATCGAGGAGTTCGGCGCGGCCCGGCGCCGCAACTGGCGCCAACTGCGCGAGGGCCTCGAAGGGCTGCCCGGCCTGCTGCTGCCGGAGGCGACCCCGGACAGCGACCCGAGCTGGTTCGGCTTCCTGATCACCGTGGACCCGGACGCCTCCTACTCCCGCGCGGCGCTGGTGGACTTCCTGGAGTCCCGCCAGATCCACACCCGCCGCTTCTTCGCCGGGAACCTCACCCGGCACCCCGCCTACGCCGAGCGGCCGCACCGGATCGCCGAGCCGCTGGTCAACAGCGATCTGATCACCGATCAGACCTTCTGGATCGGCGTCTACCCGGGGCTGACCGAGGAGATGCTGGACTACGTGATCTCCACGATCCGCGAGTTCACCACCCGGCCGTGA